The Glandiceps talaboti chromosome 1, keGlaTala1.1, whole genome shotgun sequence genome has a segment encoding these proteins:
- the LOC144439982 gene encoding gem-associated protein 2-like, giving the protein MEVTEPMNAMDQALEVPSEDDCEVDVECAPTSGLEYLKRVRQEAQKCAHVVVADINIDHFTSRQTVRVSAASGVQEAPSGLAPSLEWQRYQTALFSDLRQKLTRLQAMYKDKEKTKTTLPSLYSEEEWCKFCFGSDFNSTRYKRRTDNTAMKRRDSLDEVIVGTPPLLSIITSLDQSTVCQLLEYHTKWLNIMGFTTEQGRWLYALLACLEKPVLADIIAWLRTLARHCSSVRSTIEEENDSRLTQLNLLVCIVARYFDQSDMTDTPSSEL; this is encoded by the exons ATGGAGGTGACGGAGCCTATGAATGCTATGGACCAGGCATTAGAGGTACCTAGTGAGGACGACTGCGAGGTCGATGTAGAATGTGCTCCAACATCCGGATTAGAATATCTGAAGAGAGTCAG ACAAGAAGCCCAAAAGTGTGCACACGTTGTGGTAGCAGACATCAATATAGATCATTTCACAAGTAGACAGACAGTCCGCGTATCAGCA GCAAGTGGTGTCCAGGAAGCCCCATCAGGACTTGCACCGAGTTTGGAATGGCAACGCTATCAGACAGCCCTGTTCTCTGATTTGAGACAAAAACTGACACGTTTACAAGCCATGTACAAAGACAAGGAGAAAACCAAAACCACACTG CCAAGTCTGTACAGCGAAGAAGAATGGTGCAAGTTTTGTTTTGGCAGTGACTTCAACTCAACTAGGTATAAACGAAGAACCGATAATACTGCAATGAAAAGGAGAGACAGTCTAGATGAAGTCATTGTCGGCACACCACCACTTCTTAGTATAATCACATCCCTTGACCAG TCAACAGTTTGTCAGTTACTGGAGTACCATACCAAGTGGCTGAATATCATGGGATTCACTACAGAGCAAGGAAGATGGCTGTATGCTTTACTAGCCTGTCTGGAGAAACCTGTCTTGGCTGATATCATTGCATGGTTACGTACACTGGCAAGGCATTGCAGCTCAGTCAGATCCACCATA GAAGAAGAGAATGATTCCAGACTAACACAGTTAAACCTGCTGGTTTGTATAGTAGCTAGATATTTTGATCAGTCAGATATGACTGATACACCATCTAGTGAATTGTGA
- the LOC144436383 gene encoding RNA-splicing ligase RtcB homolog, translating into MTTVRAYNDELKFLEKVDKNSWRIKKGFVPNMNVEGLFYVNDFLEKLMFDELRNACRNPGMGGFLPGIKQIANVAALPGIVHKSIGLPDVHSGYGFAIGNMAAFDMSNPDAVVSPGGVGFDINCGVRLLRTNLTEQDVQPVKEQLAQSMFDHIPVGVGSKGVIPMNARDLEEALEMGMDWSLREGYAWAEDKEHCEEYGRMLQADPQKVSARAKKRGLPQLGTLGAGNHYAEIQVVDEIFDSHASQKMGIDHKGQICVMIHSGSRGLGHQVATDALVQMEKAMKRDKIEVNDRQLACAKITSAEGQDYLKAMAAAGNYAFVNRTSMTFLTRQAFAKVFHSTPDDLDMHVIYDVSHNIAKIEEHIIDGKQKTLLLHRKGSTRAFPPHHPLIPVDYQLIGQPVLIGGTMGTCSYVLTGTDEGMRDTFGTTCHGAGRAWSRAKSRRNLDYHDVLNKLAEQGISVRVASPKLVMEEAPQSYKNVTDVVNTCHAAGISKKAIKLRPIAVIKG; encoded by the exons ATGACCACAGTCAGAGCCTACAATGACGAACTCAAATTCCTTGAAAAAGTGGATAAAAACAGTTGGAGAATTAAAAAGGGCTTTGTACCCAATATGAAT GTGGAAGGGCTTTTTTATGTCAATGATTTCCTAGAAAAATTAATGTTTGATGAGCTGAGGAATGCGTGTCGCAATCCAG GTATGGGAGGTTTTTTACCAGGCATAAAACAAATAGCTAATGTTGCAGCATTACCTGGTATTGTCCATAAATCAATAGGGCTTCCAGATGTACATTCAGGATATGGCTTTGCTATCG GCAATATGGCTGCCTTTGACATGAGTAATCCTGATGCTGTGGTGTCACCTGGTGGTGTAGGTTTTGATATCAATTGTGGTGTGAGACTACTACGTACCAACCTAACAGAACAGGATGTACAACCCGTCAAAGAACAACTAGCACAGTCTATGTTTGACCACATACCAGTTGGTGTTGGATCCAAAGGTGTCATCCCTATGAATGCCAG GGACCTTGAAGAAGCCTTAGAAATGGGTATGGATTGGTCACTAAGAGAAG GCTATGCATGGGCTGAAGACAAGGAGCACTGTGAAGAATATGGACGTATGTTGCAAGCAGATCCTCAGAAGGTCAGCGCAAGGGCCAAGAAACGTGGTTTACCCCAG CTTGGTACGCTTGGTGCTGGTAACCACTATGCTGAAATCCAAGTGGTGGATGAAATCTTTGACTCTCATGCTTCCCAGAAAATGGGTATAGATCATAAGGGTCAGATTTGCGTGATGATTCATAGTGGTAGTCGAGGATTAGGACATCAAGTAGCCACAG atgccTTAGTTCAAATGGAGAAAGCCATGAAGAGAGACAAGATTGAGGTTAATGATCGTCAGTTGGCGTGTGCCAAGATCACATCAGCTGAAGGCCAAGACTATTTGAAAGCCATGGCGGCAGCTGGCAATTATGCCTTTGTTAATAGAACTAGTATGACCTTCCTGACTAGACAG GCATTTGCCAAAGTCTTTCATTCAACTCCAGATGATCTAGACATGCATGTAATCTATgatgtatcccataatattgCCAAGATTGAAGAGCAT ATCATAGATGGTAAACAAAAGACACTGCTTCTTCACCGTAAAGGATCTACAAGAGCATTTCCACCCCACCATCCATTGATCCCTGTAGACTATCAG CTTATTGGCCAGCCTGTGTTGATTGGTGGTACCATGGGAACCTGTAGTTATGTACTAACTGGTACTGATGAAGGAATGAGAGATACTTTTGGAACGACGTGCCACGGAGCTGGTCGTGCTTGGTCTAGGGCAAAGTCAAGACGTAATCTAGACTACCATGATGTTCTTAATAAACTTGCTGAGCAAGGAATCTCTGTGAGAGTAGCATCACCAAAACTAGTCATGGAAGAG GCGCCCCAGTCGTACAAGAATGTTACAGATGTTGTCAACACATGCCATGCAGCAGGTATTAGTAAGAAAGCTATCAAACTTAGACCTATCGCTGTCATCAAAGGTTAA